A window of Terriglobales bacterium contains these coding sequences:
- a CDS encoding M13 family metallopeptidase: MRRASLFCLLTGLLLSAAAAAQTAAPHSQAANPAYMDKSVDPCVDFYTYSCGGWMKQNPIPPDQASWSVYSKMQDDNRLILRGILEQAAGPRPGRSAAEQKIGDYYAACMDEAAVEKAGPAALAPEMARIARLKSKADLAAYLAAYHPEDIYIYFGQSALFRFGSTQDAKDSTQVIVEADQGGLGLPDRDYYLKQDGRFPAIRAAYVAHVQKMFELLGDAPDVAAANAQTVLRIETALAQGSMSRVDRRDPNKVYHRMSRAELAALSPSFDWNTYFKDLGLAGVQSVNVAVPDFFKTMEAELKAEELPAWKTYLRWHLVHAQARYLSAAFVDEDFDFYGKTLTGQKELQPRWKRCVRYIDRALGEALGQAYVEKYFPPQARQQAHTMVVQIEAAMEQDIHSLTWMSDATKQQALVKLHAMVNKIGYPDHWRDYSKFQVVRDSFLADGERGNEFEFRRSLAKIGKPVDKGEWYMSPPTVNAYYDAQKNDINFPAGVLQPPTFDPTGDAAPNYGDTGGTIGHELTHGFDDEGRQFDAQGNLRDWWTPQDAAEFQKRAQCVQEQYARYVVVDDVHINSKLTLGEDVADLGGLILAWMA; this comes from the coding sequence ATGCGCCGCGCATCCCTGTTCTGCCTCCTGACCGGGCTCTTGCTCTCCGCCGCCGCCGCGGCCCAGACCGCCGCGCCCCACAGCCAGGCCGCCAACCCCGCCTACATGGACAAGAGCGTCGATCCCTGCGTGGACTTCTACACCTACTCCTGCGGCGGCTGGATGAAGCAGAATCCCATCCCGCCCGACCAGGCCTCGTGGAGCGTCTATTCCAAGATGCAGGACGACAACCGGCTCATCCTGCGCGGCATCCTGGAGCAGGCGGCCGGGCCGCGCCCCGGCCGCAGTGCCGCGGAGCAGAAGATCGGCGACTACTACGCCGCCTGCATGGACGAGGCCGCGGTGGAGAAGGCCGGCCCCGCAGCGCTCGCACCCGAGATGGCGCGCATCGCCAGGCTCAAGTCCAAGGCCGATCTCGCGGCCTACCTCGCCGCCTACCATCCCGAGGACATCTACATCTACTTCGGGCAGTCGGCGCTCTTCCGCTTCGGCTCCACCCAGGACGCCAAGGACTCCACCCAGGTCATCGTTGAGGCCGACCAGGGCGGCTTGGGCCTCCCCGACCGCGACTACTACCTGAAGCAGGACGGCAGGTTTCCCGCCATCCGCGCCGCCTATGTCGCGCACGTGCAGAAGATGTTCGAATTGCTGGGCGACGCCCCCGACGTCGCCGCCGCCAATGCCCAGACGGTGCTGCGCATCGAGACCGCGCTCGCCCAGGGCTCCATGAGCCGCGTCGACCGCCGCGATCCCAACAAGGTCTATCACCGCATGAGCCGTGCCGAGCTGGCCGCGCTCAGCCCCTCCTTCGACTGGAACACCTACTTCAAGGACCTGGGTCTGGCCGGCGTGCAGTCGGTCAACGTTGCCGTGCCCGACTTCTTCAAGACCATGGAGGCCGAACTCAAGGCCGAGGAGTTGCCCGCCTGGAAGACCTACCTGCGCTGGCACCTGGTGCACGCCCAGGCGCGCTATCTCTCCGCCGCCTTCGTGGACGAAGATTTTGATTTCTACGGCAAGACGCTGACCGGCCAGAAGGAATTGCAGCCGCGCTGGAAGCGCTGTGTGCGCTACATCGACCGCGCCCTGGGCGAGGCTCTGGGACAGGCCTACGTAGAGAAGTACTTCCCGCCGCAAGCTCGCCAGCAGGCCCACACCATGGTGGTGCAGATCGAGGCCGCCATGGAGCAGGACATCCACAGCCTCACCTGGATGAGCGACGCCACCAAGCAGCAGGCGCTGGTCAAGCTGCACGCCATGGTCAACAAGATCGGCTATCCCGACCACTGGCGGGACTACAGCAAGTTCCAAGTGGTGCGCGACAGCTTCCTCGCCGACGGCGAGCGCGGCAACGAGTTCGAGTTCCGCCGCTCCCTCGCCAAGATCGGCAAGCCGGTGGACAAGGGCGAGTGGTACATGAGCCCGCCCACCGTCAACGCCTATTACGACGCGCAGAAGAACGACATCAACTTCCCCGCCGGGGTGCTGCAGCCTCCCACCTTCGATCCCACCGGCGACGCCGCTCCCAACTACGGCGATACCGGCGGCACCATCGGCCACGAATTGACGCACGGCTTCGACGATGAGGGCCGCCAGTTCGACGCCCAGGGCAACCTGCGCGACTGGTGGACCCCGCAGGACGCGGCCGAGTTCCAGAAGCGCGCCCAGTGCGTCCAGGAGCAGTACGCGCGGTACGTGGTGGTGGACGACGTCCACATCAACAGCAAGCTCACCCTGGGCGAGGACGTCGCCGACCTGGGCGGGCTCATCCTCGCCTGGATGGC